The stretch of DNA CTCGTTGAGGAGCAGCGCCGCCATGATCCCCAGACCGAGCTGCAGCACCATCGTGGCCCCGGCGTAGACGACGCCGTAGTGGACGCTGCTCCAGAACTCTTCGTCGGTGGCGAAGTACCGGTAGTGCTGCAGCCCCACGAAGGCCTGGGCGGGGAGGAACGCGTGCTTGTCGAAGAGGCTCAGCCAGCAGTTGTAGAGGATCGGGTAGAGGACCAGCCCCCCGATGAGGAGCAGGGACGGGGCGAGCAGCAGCCAGCCGATGACCGGCCCCCGCCGCCGCCGAGAGGATGCGCGTGCGAAGCGGTGAGCGCGGGAAGGGGCCCGGAGCGAGCGAAGGCCCGTCCCCGCGCTCACCGCCCCGTCACGACCAGCGCTTGAACCCGAGCTGCGCCAGCAGCTCTTCGGCGCGCTTCTGGGCGCGGTCCGCCTCGGCCTTCGGGTTCTTCTCGCCCACCATCACCTCCACGATGAGGTCGGCCACGATGCCCGAACCGTCCAGCTCGGCCAGGAACGGCAGCAGGTTGTCGTCGGGACGGCTGAACCCGATAGGCAGGAAGCGCCCCTGGCTGAGCCCCGTCACCATGAAGTCGTGCCAGGTGCGCCACTTCTGGATGCGCGGATGCGCGAGGTACTCGGGATCGTTGAGCATCGACTTGAAGATCGGCGTGAGGTGGATGGGCACCGTGTGGCAGTACTTCAGGTAGTGCTCGCGCTTGTAGAACATCCGGAGGAACTCGAACGCTTCATTAGGGTACTTCGACTGCGTGAACACCGCCCAGTTCTCGCCGTCGAGGGCCGAGATGCCCTTCGGGCCGGATGGGCCGCGCGGCTTGAACATGGGTTGGAAGTGCTCGGGGTCGCGCATGCCCTCCGGCGCGTAGCGCTCGATGTAGCCGATCGTCCGCGCGCCGGACAGGTACACCATGGCGACCTTGCCGGTCGAGAGCGCCGCCAGCGTGTCGAGGTACTTCTGCCCGGACCAGCCCGCCGGCATGTACTTGTTCAGCTTCTGGAGGTATTCCAGCGTCGACACCATCGCCCGGCCGTTGAGCTGGGGTCGCCAGGTCTTGGCATCGACCCAGCTCCCGCCGTTGGAGGCCAGCCACTCGGCGGGATGGACGAAGCCGATGTAGAGCTTTTCGCCGGGCATCTGCAGCCCGTAGCGCTTGCCGTCGTCGGTCAGCGCCGCCGTGAGCTTGAGGAAGTCGGCGTGGGTCTCGGGGGGCTTGAGGCCCTTCTGCTCGCGCAGGTCCCGCCGCTCGGCGATGTAGGTCGCGCCCATGGCGTGAGTGACCCCGTAGTACTTGCCGTCGAAGAGCTGCAGCTTGAGCGTCGCCTCGTGGATGTCCTTCTCGCCCAGCGCCCGGATCAGCTCGTCCATCGGACGGAGCAGCCCCTTCTTCCAGAGCGACGCGGTCATGAACGGATTGAGGTGGGTGAGATCCGGGGGGCTGCCCGCCGCCAGCGCGGCCAGCAGCTTGGTGTTGAGGTCGCCCCAACCCAGCGCCTGCTGCTTGACCTTGAAGCCGGGGAACTTCCGCTCGAACTCGGCGATGCTGGTGTCCTGGATGGTCTTGACGGTCTGGGGCTCGACCTCGGTGTGCCAGACCTGGAGCTCGCGCACCTGCTGGCCCAGGGCGGCGGGAGCGCGGCCGAGCAGCGCGGCGCCCGCCGCGCTGGCCGTACCGATCAGAAATTGACGCCGTGTCGTCGTCTTGGCCATGGCCCTTCTCCTTCCCTGGTCGGTCGACGTCGCCCGGTGCTCGCGTCGAATTGCGGCGGAGTCTAGGCGCGCGCCCGGACGGCTGTCAAGCGCTCGTGGTATACATGACGGGAGCGCAACGCCGTCCCGGCGCGTGAGGAGGAGATCATGCCGAAGGTTCTCAGGTGCGGGGATCTGATGCCCGGCTGCAACGCCGTGATCGAGGGCAAGGATGTCGCCGAGGTGATGGCCAAGGGCGCCGAGCACGCCAAGAAGGCCCACGGGATGGCCACGATCCCGCCCGACATGGCCAAGAAGGTTCAGGCCGCGATCAAGGACAAGTAGCGACTGAGCCGCCGGCGCAGCGCCGCCCGGAAGAACCGCCAGGCCATTTCGAACTTCCGGCGGCGCAGCGCCTCCTCCCCCAGCGCGACGCGCGCGAAGAGGCGGCAGAGCCTGGCGTCACTGGCGGCGGCCCGGACGATGGAGTCGGCCAGGCCGGGGTTGGAGAAGAGTCTCCGCTGGACGCGGACCGAGTCGGCCAGCTCCTCGCCGATCTCCCGCCGCCAGCGCGCTTCGTACTGGCATAGTGTCGCCGCTGTGCAGTCGCGCGCCTCCAGGGCGAGAGCCGCCGTCTGCCCCGCGTGCTGCCCGGTGACCATCGCGTAGTAGATCCCCTCGCCCGTGTAGCCGTTGACGAAGCCGCCCGCGTCGCCGCAGACGATCACCCGGTCGGCGAACGTGCGGGCGATCGGGCCCGCCAGCGGCAGCCGATAGGCCTTGAAGTTCCTGCGGTTCGAGCGCCCGCGGACGACGCCCTTGGCCCTCGCCTCGTCGAGGAAGCGGCGGTGGTGGTCGTAGGGCGCGCCCTCGAGCCGCGTCTTGAAGAACGACAGGAGGAAGCCGACACCCGCATCGACGTGGCGGTGCTTGGGGAACACGTAGCCGTAGCCCGGGTAGCCCTTGTAGCCGTAGGCGACGTATATCGCCTCCGGATCGGCGACCGCCAGCTCCGCCAGCTCGGTCTCCTCCATGGTGTCGATCGCCAGCGCGTCGTCGGCGAAGCCGTCACTCAGCCCCGCCTGCCGGGCGACCACGCTGTTGACGCCGTCGGCGCCGATCACGACCCGGGCCGTGAAGGCGCGGCCGTCGATCGAGCGCACGGCCACATCGTCGGCGCCGCGCTCGATCTCGACAACCCGCGCCCCCTCGACCACTTCGACGCCCAGCGCGCGCGCCAGGTCGAGCAGCGCCGCGTCGAACTCGAGCCGGCGGAAGGTCAGATAGAGAGGCGCCTCCAGCTCGGCCACCACCGCGGCGCCCGCCGGCGACTCCATGCGCACGCGGCGGATCTCGTGGAGCGCGACGGTGCGGTGGAGATAGTCGGCCAGCTCCGGGAAGCGGCGGAGGACACCGTACCGGATGCCGCCGCCGCAGGGCTTGTCGCGGGGGAATCGCTTCTTGTCGAGGAGCAGCGCGCGCGCGCCGCGGCGGGCCAGCGCGATGGCCGCCGTCGAGCCGGCGGGCCCGCCGCCCACGATGATGACGTCCGCCACGGGCTTCAGGGCCGTCTTCCCCGTCGCCAACCCCGCCAGGCCAGCGTCGCCGTCACCGTCTGGCTGACGACGAGGCCGACCACCCAGAGGCGCGAGACGGCGCCGCTTCTGAAGTCGCCGGCCGCGATCTCGCGGCCGTGGTCGAAGACAGCGCCCGCCGTCCAGATGATCCCGACTCCGATGGTGATGATCCAGCCGGCCCGCCGGTCCTGGCCCACCAGGACGAGCCCCAGCCACTGGAGCGCCAGAAATCCACCCAGGAGAAACGCGACGGCCGGCGTGGACAGCCCCACTCGGGGGCCGATCCCCTCCCCGAAGTCCTCCACGACGTGGGGCAGGATGAAGGGCAGGCCGGCCAGGGAGACGGCGATCGTCGCGGCGCGGTGAAGCATGGCACGCATTATCGCCGATTGGGATAATGGCCGGTGATGCCCGACTTCCTCCCCTTCGTCCGGCGCTGGTTCGAGGACACGTTTGGCCAGCCCACGCGGCCCCAGTCCCTCGGCTGGGAGGCGATCGCCTCCGGGCGCGACACCCTGATCGTCGCCCCTACCGGCTCCGGCAAGACCCTGGCCGCGTTCCTGTGGGCGCTCGACCACCTCCACCGTCTGGCCCTCGAGCGACGGCTCGAGGACCGCGTCTACGTCGTCTACATCTCCCCCCTCCGCGCGCTCAACAACGACATCGAGAAGAACCTCCGCGAGCCGCTGGCCGGCATCCGGGCCGCCGCGGCCGCGGACGGCCTCGGGCCGCCCGAGGTGCGGGTGGCCGTGCGCACCTCGGATACGTTGGCGGCGCAGCGTCAGGCGATGACGCGGCGGCCGCCCCACATCCTCATCACCACGCCCGAGTCGCTCTACATTCTATTGACGGCGGAGCGGTTCCGGCCGGCGCTGGCCGGTGCCCGCTTCGTCATCGTCGACGAGGTGCACGCGCTGATGGGCACCAAGCGCGGCGTCCACCTCGCACTCTCGCTGGAGCGGCTGCAGGCGCTCGCGGAGGCGGGCGAGCCCGGCGGCCGACCGCAGCGCATCGGCTGCTCGGCCACCGTCGGCTCCGTCGAGGAGGCGCTCGCCTTCCTGGGCGGCGCCACCGCCCGCGACCCGGTGGTGGTGGACGTCGGGTTCGCGCGCGAGCTCGATCTCCAGGTGGTCGCGGCCGTCGACGACTTCCTGACGGCGCCCAGCGACACCGTCTGGGACGCGACCCTCCAGGAGATCGCCGAGCTCGTCCAGGCCCACCGCACCACGCTGGTCTTCGCTCAGAGCCGGAGATCGGCGGAACGACTGGCCCGCGATCTCAACGACCGCATCACCGACGGCCGCGTCGCCGCGCACCACGGCTCGCTGTCGCGCCGGGCGCGACTGGAGGCCGAGACCCGTTTGAAGAACGGCGAGCTGAGGGCGCTGGTCGCCACCTCTTCGCTGGAGCTGGGCATCGACGTCGGCGCCATCGACCTGGTGGTCCAGCTGCAGTCGCCCCGCAACGTGGCCGCGGCGCTCCAGCGCGTCGGGCGCGCGGGGCACCTCCTCACGCGCATCTCCAAGGGCCGCATCGTCGTCACCAAGGGCGAGGAGCTGGTGGAGGCGGCGGCGGTGGTGCGATCGATCCGCGAGCGGACCCTGGACCGCATCGCCATGCCCGAGGCGCCCCTCGACGTCCTGGCTCAGCAGATCGTGGCCGCCGTCGCCGCCGAGTCGCTCCCGGTGGACGCGCTCTACGCGCGCTTCCGGAACGCCGCGCCCTATCGGGCGCTCTCGCGCGAGGACTTCCTGAGCGTCGTCCAGGCGCTGGCCGAGCCGCTGCCGGCGGAGGTCAGGGGCGTGGCGCCGCGGATCCTCTGGGACCGCGTCAACGACCGCCTCCACGCGCGCCGGGGCAGCCGGTTCTTGGCCCTGACCTCGGGCGGCACCATTCCCGACAACGGGCTCTACGACGTCTACGTCGCCGACACCGATCTGAAGGTCGGCACGCTGGACGAAGAGTTCGTGACCGAGAGCCTCCCCGGCGACGTGTTCCTGCTGGGCTCCCACGCCTGGCGGCTCGTCAAGGTCCGCGCGGAGCGCGTCCTGGTCGAGGACGCCCAGGGGATGTCGCCGACCATTCCCTTCTGGAAGGGCGAGCATCCCTCCCGCTCGTACGAGCTCGGGCTGGCCGTGGGCCGCCTCCGCCGCGATTGCGCCGAGCGGCTGGATGCTCCCGATTTTGCCCAGTGGGCCGCGGCCGAGTGCGGCCTCGACGCGCGGGCGGCGGCCGCGCTGCGGGCGTGGATCGTCAAGGCCGGCGAGGTGCTCGACGGCGTGCCCGACGACCGCGGCATCGTCGTGGAATCATTCTCGGACGAGATGGGCGGGCGGCACGCCATGATCCACGCTGTCTTTGGCATGCGCGTGAACGGCGCCTGGGGCATGGCGCTCCGGGAGAAGCTCCAGCGCCGCTTCGGCCTGAAGGCCGAGGCCAGCCACGTGGACGACGGAATTCTACTGTCCTTCGCGCCGGGTCAGGCGCCGCCGTCGTTCGACCGCCTCCTGGCCCTGGTGAGGCCGGAAGAGGTCGACAGCCTCCTGGGTCAGGCGCTGATCGGCTCGCCCCTCTTCGGCACGCGCTTCCGCCACGCGGCGGTGCGCGCGCTGTTCATCCCGCGGATGCTGAAGGGCCGGCGCGCGCCGGCCTACCTCCTCCGGCTCAAGGCCGACGCGCTGCTGGAGGCGGTGGGCGGGCAGGCGGAATTCCCGGTCGTGGCCGAGACCCTGCGCGAGTGCTTCAACGAGGCGCTGGACGTGCCCCGTCTCAAGCGGCTTCTCGAGCGCCTGCACGACGGCGCGCTGTGGACGCGTCACGTCGACACGCCCCTGCCCTCGCCCTTCGTCTATCCGCTCCTGCTGGCCTGGGACTGGGCGTATCTGGACGCCGGTCACGCCGAGGAGCGCCGGAGCGACGCGGTGACGATGCGCAAGGTCTGGAGCGTCGCGCCCGGCCCGCTCAGGCCCGAGATCGTCGCGGCGGTGGAAGCCGAGCTCGGCCGGACGGCGCCCGAGCGCCGGGCCCGGGACGCCAACGAGCTGGCGGCCATCCTCGACGACCTCGGCGATCTCACCGAGCAGGAGATCGGCGCGCGCACGAGCGGCGAGCCCGCCCGGCTGATCGCGGCCTTGCGGGAGGAAGGGCGCATCGTCCCCCTGGCGCTGGGCGACGGTCGGGGGGCGTGGATCCCCACGACGGACGCGGCGCTCTACGAGGCGCTCGGCACCGACGAGGGGCTCGAGCGGGTGGCGCTGCGGGTGCTGAGGACCCGCGGGCCGCTCACACCCGCGTGGCTCGCCGAGCGCTACGGCGTGGCCGCCAGCGACGTCGCCCGCGTTCTCGAGCGCCTCACCGCGCGAGGCGTCGTGCGCCAGGGGTCATTCCTCGCGGAGGCCCCGGCTCCGCAGTACGTGCACATCGCGGTGCTCGAGGAGATCCAGCGCCGCCACGTCCACGCGCGCCGGGTGCCTCGCCCCGTCGCCTCGCCCGAGCAGTTCTCCGCATTTCTGCTCCGTCGCCATCACCTCCATCCCGATCACCGGCTGACAGGGCCGCCGGGAGTGCTGGCCGCCCTCGAGCTGCTGCAGGGCGAGGACTTTGCCATCCGCGTCTGGGAGCAGGCCCTGCTGCCCTCGCGCGTGGACGGCTACGAGCGCGAGTGGCTCGATCGCCTGGGGCTCTCGGGCGAGATCGTCTGGACCGTGTTCGAGAGCCGGAGCGATCCCCGCCGCGCCGGCCGCGTCGGCGTCGCCCTCCGCGAGAACGTCGGCTGGCTCCGCGAGCGCCCGGCCGCGGCGACCGAGCTCGATACCCGGACCAAGAACGTGCTCCTGCATCTACAGCTCCGCGGCGCCTCGTTCGCTCAGGACCTGGTACGGGTCACCGGGCTCGGCATGCCGGACACGCTGACCGCCCTCTGGGAGCTGTTCTGGGCGGGGCTCGTCACCCCCGACTCCTTCAGCGCCACCGTCGCCGGCACGACGCCGCCGCGCGGTCCCGGCGCCGGGCTCCTTGGGCGGCGCCGTCGCCGCCGGGGCCAGGCGCGCGGGGTCATGCCTCAGCTGCCCGTCGTCGGTCGCTGGAGCGCGCTGGCCGACGAGGAGCCGCTGTCCCCCGAGGAGCGGCAGGAGGCGCGGGCCCAGCTACTGCTCTCCCGCTATGGCGTGGTGGCGCGCGAGCTGGCCCAGGGGGACTGGAGCGCGCTTCGCCACACGCTGCTCCGGATGGAGTACGGCGGCGAGGTCGTCCGCGGCTACTTCGTCGAGGGCCTCTCGGGCGAGCAGTATGCGCTGGCCGACGCCCTGCAGGGGCTCGACGCGCCCTACCGCCGCGCCGAGCCCCACGTGCTCGTCAACATGGTCGACCCCGCCAACGTCTGGGGCCGCGTGTTCGCCCTCACGGGCGGCGACGGCACCCGCGTGGCCGCCACCCGTATCCCGCAATCCTGGCTCGTCCTGCGCGGTGGCCGTCCCGTGCTGCTGACCGAGGCCCACGGCCGGGACCTCACTCCGCTCGCCGGCTGGGAGGCGGTGGATCTGCCCGGCGCGATCCGCGCGCTCCAGTCGCTGACGGAGCGGCCGCTACCCCAGCGCCCCGTGCGGCGGCTCGAGGTGCTGACCTGGGCCGGGCGGCCCGTGCGAGCCAGCGAGGCGTTCGACGCGCTCGTCGACGCCGGCTTCACGGTGGACGGCCCGCGCCTGACCTGGGACGGTCATCCCGGCCCGCGCCATGTCCGCTGAGCCATGGTGACCCGGACGTCCCGCATCCGCACCAAGCGCGTCTACGACCTCACCGGGCCCGACGACGGCACGCGGGTGCTCGTCATGCGTCTGTGGCCGCGCGGGGTCCGCAAGGACCGCATCGATCTCTGGCTGAGGGAGCTGGGGCCAGTCACGCCGCTGCTGCGCGGGTTCCTCGGCGGACGGGTCGGGTGGGCGGAGTACCGCCGCTGCTACCTCGCCGGCCTCGCGCGGCCCGAGGCCCGGGCGCAGCTCACGGAGCTGCGGGGGCTGGCCCGCCAGGGGCCGGTCACGCTGCTCTGCCGCTGCCCGGAGGAATCGCGCTGCCACCGCTCGCTGCTCAAGGGTCATCTGGCGAAGCGGCTGTTGTAGACTGGGCGGCGTGCCGCGCCCCGTCCTCCCGCTGCTGGCCGGGCTGACGCTGCTCGTCGCCGGCGCCGTCGGCGCCGAGCACGAGGTCTACTACCGCTACGTCGTCCTCGGCTACGTCCAGGACGCCCACGGCGAGCCCGTGCGCGCCGGGACCGTCGAGGTGGTGCGGGACAAGACGGGCTTCTCGTATCTGGCGGAAACGAACGACGATGGGCTGTTCGTGGTGGTCGCGCGGCTCGGCGACGAGAGCGTGGGCGAGACGCTGACGCTGCGGGTGGGCGCCGTCCGGACGCGCATCACGGCCCGGTTCGACCCCGCCAATCACGCCGACGACCGGGGAACGCGGGTGGATCTGGAAGCGACGCGATTCGTGGAGCGCCCGGCCGCGTTCCACTCGACGCTGACGCGCTTTCTCGCCACTCCGGAGCGCTGAATGGGGGAGGCCATGAAGACCGCAGGCAAGCGGGTGAAGGCGTACGTCCTCATCGAGACGGCGGCGGGCAAAGCCAAGGCGGTGAAGAAGGCGCTGGCCAAGCTCAAGGGCGGCCCTTCGACCATGGTCCAGCTCGACGGCATCACCGGCCCCTACGACTTCATCGCCATCGTCGAGGGGCCCAGCCTCGACGCCGTCGGCCGGCTCGTCACCGACGGCATCGGGATCATCGACGGCGTGACCCGCACGACGACGTGCGTGGCCGTGGCCATCGGCTGACCGGCGAGACGAGCCGGTGAAGGTGCTGATCGTCGGCGGCACCGAGTTCATCAGCTTCCACCTCGTGCGGGCACTGCTCCGCGCCGGCCACGAGGTGGCGCTGCTCAACCGCGGCCGCCATCCCGAGCGCGTTCCCGCCGGAGTCAGGACCGTGGAGTGCGACCGCAAGGACCACGGGGCCCTGCATAGTGTGCTGGCGACGGAACGGGTCGACGCGCTGGTCGACATCACGTACGCGCCCACGACCGGCCCGGACGTGGATGCCCTGCTGGACGCGCTCGACGGCCGCGTGGGCCACGTGCTGTTCGTCTCCAGCGGCCGCGTCTACGACCACGCACTGCCCATTCCCTTCGACGAGGCGACGCCCCGCAACCTCTACTGGGGCGACTACGCCCGGAACAAGATCGCCGGCGAGGACGCCGTCCTCCGCCGCCATCGCGAGCGCGGGCTGCCCGCCACGATCGTCAGGCCGACCCACGTCTATGGCCCCATGAACACGCGCAACAACGAGACCTTTTTCTTCGACCGCCTGGTGCGGGGACGGCCGATCCTGCTCCCCGGCGCCGGCGGCTGGCTGCGCCAGTTCGGGCACGTGGAGGATCTCGCCGACGCGATGGCCGCGATGCTGGGTGACCGGCGGGCCTTCGGCCAGGCCTACAACGTCACCGGCGAGGAGATCGTCACCCAGGCCGGCTTCGTCGAGCTGACTGCCGATGTGATCAAGCGCCCGCTGGCGCTCGTCCCCTGCCCGGCGCCGCCCGGAGGGCCGCCGGTGCCGTTCGGTCAGAACCTCGTCTACGATTGTCACGCCGTGTACACCACGACCAAGGTCCGGGCCGAGCTGGGGATCCGGCCGCGCTACACGCTGGCCTCCGGCCTGGCCCAGACCTTCGAGTGGTACCTGCGCGAGGGACTCGACCGCCGCGACATCGACTTCTCGGCCGAGGACGCGCTGCTCCGGCGGGTGACATGACGCCGGCGGCGACGGCCACCGTGCTGCTCTACCATCCTTACGAGGCGGCGCGCTACGCGGCGCTCGTGCGGGGCGCGCGCGGCCGCATGAATCTCCAGGTCGTGGCCACGCCCGATGCCGCCGCAAAGTTCATCGCCGAGACCGATGTGCTCTACGCCTGGCAGTTCCCCCCACGGCTCTACGAC from Candidatus Methylomirabilota bacterium encodes:
- a CDS encoding extracellular solute-binding protein; this translates as MAKTTTRRQFLIGTASAAGAALLGRAPAALGQQVRELQVWHTEVEPQTVKTIQDTSIAEFERKFPGFKVKQQALGWGDLNTKLLAALAAGSPPDLTHLNPFMTASLWKKGLLRPMDELIRALGEKDIHEATLKLQLFDGKYYGVTHAMGATYIAERRDLREQKGLKPPETHADFLKLTAALTDDGKRYGLQMPGEKLYIGFVHPAEWLASNGGSWVDAKTWRPQLNGRAMVSTLEYLQKLNKYMPAGWSGQKYLDTLAALSTGKVAMVYLSGARTIGYIERYAPEGMRDPEHFQPMFKPRGPSGPKGISALDGENWAVFTQSKYPNEAFEFLRMFYKREHYLKYCHTVPIHLTPIFKSMLNDPEYLAHPRIQKWRTWHDFMVTGLSQGRFLPIGFSRPDDNLLPFLAELDGSGIVADLIVEVMVGEKNPKAEADRAQKRAEELLAQLGFKRWS
- a CDS encoding DUF1059 domain-containing protein — protein: MPKVLRCGDLMPGCNAVIEGKDVAEVMAKGAEHAKKAHGMATIPPDMAKKVQAAIKDK
- a CDS encoding NAD(P)/FAD-dependent oxidoreductase, with protein sequence MADVIIVGGGPAGSTAAIALARRGARALLLDKKRFPRDKPCGGGIRYGVLRRFPELADYLHRTVALHEIRRVRMESPAGAAVVAELEAPLYLTFRRLEFDAALLDLARALGVEVVEGARVVEIERGADDVAVRSIDGRAFTARVVIGADGVNSVVARQAGLSDGFADDALAIDTMEETELAELAVADPEAIYVAYGYKGYPGYGYVFPKHRHVDAGVGFLLSFFKTRLEGAPYDHHRRFLDEARAKGVVRGRSNRRNFKAYRLPLAGPIARTFADRVIVCGDAGGFVNGYTGEGIYYAMVTGQHAGQTAALALEARDCTAATLCQYEARWRREIGEELADSVRVQRRLFSNPGLADSIVRAAASDARLCRLFARVALGEEALRRRKFEMAWRFFRAALRRRLSRYLSLIAA
- a CDS encoding DEAD/DEAH box helicase, which codes for MPDFLPFVRRWFEDTFGQPTRPQSLGWEAIASGRDTLIVAPTGSGKTLAAFLWALDHLHRLALERRLEDRVYVVYISPLRALNNDIEKNLREPLAGIRAAAAADGLGPPEVRVAVRTSDTLAAQRQAMTRRPPHILITTPESLYILLTAERFRPALAGARFVIVDEVHALMGTKRGVHLALSLERLQALAEAGEPGGRPQRIGCSATVGSVEEALAFLGGATARDPVVVDVGFARELDLQVVAAVDDFLTAPSDTVWDATLQEIAELVQAHRTTLVFAQSRRSAERLARDLNDRITDGRVAAHHGSLSRRARLEAETRLKNGELRALVATSSLELGIDVGAIDLVVQLQSPRNVAAALQRVGRAGHLLTRISKGRIVVTKGEELVEAAAVVRSIRERTLDRIAMPEAPLDVLAQQIVAAVAAESLPVDALYARFRNAAPYRALSREDFLSVVQALAEPLPAEVRGVAPRILWDRVNDRLHARRGSRFLALTSGGTIPDNGLYDVYVADTDLKVGTLDEEFVTESLPGDVFLLGSHAWRLVKVRAERVLVEDAQGMSPTIPFWKGEHPSRSYELGLAVGRLRRDCAERLDAPDFAQWAAAECGLDARAAAALRAWIVKAGEVLDGVPDDRGIVVESFSDEMGGRHAMIHAVFGMRVNGAWGMALREKLQRRFGLKAEASHVDDGILLSFAPGQAPPSFDRLLALVRPEEVDSLLGQALIGSPLFGTRFRHAAVRALFIPRMLKGRRAPAYLLRLKADALLEAVGGQAEFPVVAETLRECFNEALDVPRLKRLLERLHDGALWTRHVDTPLPSPFVYPLLLAWDWAYLDAGHAEERRSDAVTMRKVWSVAPGPLRPEIVAAVEAELGRTAPERRARDANELAAILDDLGDLTEQEIGARTSGEPARLIAALREEGRIVPLALGDGRGAWIPTTDAALYEALGTDEGLERVALRVLRTRGPLTPAWLAERYGVAASDVARVLERLTARGVVRQGSFLAEAPAPQYVHIAVLEEIQRRHVHARRVPRPVASPEQFSAFLLRRHHLHPDHRLTGPPGVLAALELLQGEDFAIRVWEQALLPSRVDGYEREWLDRLGLSGEIVWTVFESRSDPRRAGRVGVALRENVGWLRERPAAATELDTRTKNVLLHLQLRGASFAQDLVRVTGLGMPDTLTALWELFWAGLVTPDSFSATVAGTTPPRGPGAGLLGRRRRRRGQARGVMPQLPVVGRWSALADEEPLSPEERQEARAQLLLSRYGVVARELAQGDWSALRHTLLRMEYGGEVVRGYFVEGLSGEQYALADALQGLDAPYRRAEPHVLVNMVDPANVWGRVFALTGGDGTRVAATRIPQSWLVLRGGRPVLLTEAHGRDLTPLAGWEAVDLPGAIRALQSLTERPLPQRPVRRLEVLTWAGRPVRASEAFDALVDAGFTVDGPRLTWDGHPGPRHVR
- a CDS encoding DUF488 family protein: MVTRTSRIRTKRVYDLTGPDDGTRVLVMRLWPRGVRKDRIDLWLRELGPVTPLLRGFLGGRVGWAEYRRCYLAGLARPEARAQLTELRGLARQGPVTLLCRCPEESRCHRSLLKGHLAKRLL
- a CDS encoding Lrp/AsnC ligand binding domain-containing protein, encoding MKTAGKRVKAYVLIETAAGKAKAVKKALAKLKGGPSTMVQLDGITGPYDFIAIVEGPSLDAVGRLVTDGIGIIDGVTRTTTCVAVAIG
- a CDS encoding NAD-dependent epimerase/dehydratase family protein, encoding MKVLIVGGTEFISFHLVRALLRAGHEVALLNRGRHPERVPAGVRTVECDRKDHGALHSVLATERVDALVDITYAPTTGPDVDALLDALDGRVGHVLFVSSGRVYDHALPIPFDEATPRNLYWGDYARNKIAGEDAVLRRHRERGLPATIVRPTHVYGPMNTRNNETFFFDRLVRGRPILLPGAGGWLRQFGHVEDLADAMAAMLGDRRAFGQAYNVTGEEIVTQAGFVELTADVIKRPLALVPCPAPPGGPPVPFGQNLVYDCHAVYTTTKVRAELGIRPRYTLASGLAQTFEWYLREGLDRRDIDFSAEDALLRRVT